In Rhodamnia argentea isolate NSW1041297 chromosome 11, ASM2092103v1, whole genome shotgun sequence, one genomic interval encodes:
- the LOC115742088 gene encoding FRIGIDA-like protein 3: MAETEPASGDDAVTPLIDQLSKVLLDLEACKRVSEEKVAWNEIEEHFRSLDAMFRKKFDELEVKEREFAAKTVETKASLAEREASVAAKEQEMLDRVQELKDAAVAAIINSRMNHQESNAVATDDGNIKDGKVSGSLSEASTKEDICPSNIDEAEGLTDVKPSRELIQFCEQMDAKGLLNFTLKKQNNLNAICRELSVALRCATDPAHLVLDSLRGFYSQDETDQPENRRDAALQGMQKSCITFMEAMATFLAGVESGADHLLNPEIKQQAKAIADEWKLKLFSDGTNAVNGNALEAEAFLQLLSTFNIASEFDEAELCKLVPAVAHLRQAPELCRSLGLTEKVPGVIESLINSGRQVDAVHLIHAFQLTERFHPVPLLKTYLKDLRRNSQGTGAKSEGSAIASGQANAQELEALKAVIKCVKDYGLEASYQLDPLQRRVAQLEKAKSDKKRAGEQGGNQKSKKSKSNGGFHKSRAQGANAIGRLGPAFSQSAPYLGPAVRLAANYQLPGQSEYAYQASDQGLQYTHHDRFATSSYNSTMPKYGAHIRGGLPPSHQPYL, translated from the exons ATGGCAGAAACCGAACCAGCTTCTGGAGATGATGCTGTAACTCCCTTGATAGATCAGCTGAGCAAGGTACTTCTTGACCTGGAAGCCTGTAAGCGCGTTTCTGAGGAGAAAGTTGCATGGAATGAAATTGAGGAGCACTTCCGCAGCCTTGATGCTATGTTCAGAAAAAAGTTTGATGAGCTTGAAGttaaagagagagaatttgcaGCGAAAACAGTTGAAACTAAGGCAAGTTTGGCAGAGAGAGAGGCGTCTGTTGCTGCAAAGGAACAGGAAATGTTAGATCGAGTGCAGGAGCTAAAAGATGCTGCAGTTGCTGCTATCATAAATTCACGCATGAATCACCAAGAATCTAATGCTGTGGCAACTGATGATGGCAATATCAAAGACGGCAAGGTAAGTGGCTCTCTTAGTGAAGCAAGTACAAAAGAGGATATTTGTCCTAGTAACATTGATGAAGCTGAAGGCTTGACTGATGTCAAGCCTTCTAGAGAGCTGATACAATTTTGTGAGCAGATGGATGCAAAAGGGCTTCTGAATTTTACTTTGAAGAAGCAAAATAATTTAAATGCTATTTGTCGGGAACTTTCTGTTGCTCTACGATGTGCAACAGATCCGGCCCATTTGGTGCTGGACTCACTGAGGGGTTTTTACTCTCAAGATGAGACAGACCAACCAGAAAATAGGAGGGATGCTGCCCTTCAGGGCATGCAAAAATCCTGTATTACCTTTATGGAAGCCATGGCCACCTTTTTGGCGGGGGTTGAATCAGGTGCTGATCACCTTCTGAACCCTGAAATAAAGCAGCAAGCCAAGGCAATTGCTGATGAGTGGAAGCTTAAGTTGTTTAGTGATGGCACTAATGCTGTCAATGGGAATGCATTAGAAGCAGAAGCATTTTTGCAGCTCCTCTCGACTTTTAATATTGCTTCAGAGTTTGATGAAGCTGAACTCTGCAAGCTTGTTCCCGCAGTCGCGCACCTCAGGCAAGCGCCTGAGCTTTGCCGTTCTCTTGGGTTAACTGAAAAAGTTCCAG GTGTTATTGAGTCCCTTATCAATAGTGGGAGACAAGTTGATGCCGTCCATCTTATACATGCTTTCCAGCTTACTGAAAGATTTCACCCAGTGCCCCTCTTGAAGACATACTTGAAGGACTTGAGGAGAAATTCGCAGGGGACAGGTGCAAAGTCGGAAGGTTCTGCTATTGCATCG GGTCAAGCAAATGCACAAGAACTTGAGGCACTCAAGGCTGTGATCAAGTGCGTCAAAGATTATGGACTTGAGGCTAGTTACCAACTAGATCCCCTCCAGAGAAGAGTCGCTcaattagagaaagcaaaatcCGACAAGAAAAGGGCTGGAGAGCAGGGGGGgaatcaaaaatccaaaaagtcaAAGTCAAATGGAGGATTTCATAAATCTCGTGCTCAAGGAGCCAACGCTATTGGTAGGCTAGGTCCTGCCTTCAGTCAGAGTGCACCGTACTTGGGGCCAGCGGTGAGGTTGGCAGCAAATTATCAACTTCCTGGGCAGTCTGAGTATGCCTATCAAGCTAGTGATCAAGGACTACAGTACACTCATCATGACAGGTTTGCAACATCCTCCTACAACTCCACCATGCCAAAATATGGTGCCCATATCCGTGGTGGTTTGCCGCCTTCACACCAGCCATACTTGTGA